The Neorhodopirellula lusitana genome contains a region encoding:
- a CDS encoding Gfo/Idh/MocA family protein — MTIGIGIIGVGMISNFHAKAIADSQNGKLVGCFNRNFARAQEFAAKHGCRAFETLDEMLADPEIQTVSICTPSGAHLEPAIAAAQAGKHVMVEKPLEVTVEKCDQIIAACKAAGVKLGVTFQSRFHESSRLMKQAVDDGRFGKITLGDTYVKWYRSQEYYDSGAWRGTWELDGGGALMNQAVHSVDLLLWLMGPVKRVSAMMGTMTHERIEVEDTVVANIEFENGAFGVIEATTTTFPGALKRVEIGGSEGSAVLEEEDLTQWTFEKETDEDDAIRQRMAGKTETGGGAADPAAIGHHGHTAVFNDFLNAIASGDQPQIDGSEGRRSIELICAIYESARSGKTVSL; from the coding sequence ATGACTATAGGAATTGGAATTATCGGCGTCGGCATGATCTCAAATTTTCATGCCAAAGCGATCGCCGATAGCCAAAACGGAAAACTGGTTGGCTGTTTCAACCGAAATTTTGCTCGCGCTCAAGAATTTGCCGCCAAGCACGGCTGCCGAGCTTTCGAAACGCTCGACGAAATGCTGGCCGATCCCGAAATCCAGACGGTGTCAATCTGCACTCCTTCGGGAGCTCACCTGGAACCCGCCATCGCCGCCGCGCAGGCTGGCAAGCACGTCATGGTGGAAAAACCGCTGGAAGTCACGGTCGAAAAGTGCGACCAGATCATCGCCGCGTGCAAAGCCGCCGGCGTCAAATTGGGCGTGACCTTCCAAAGTCGTTTCCACGAATCATCACGGCTGATGAAACAGGCTGTCGATGACGGACGTTTCGGCAAAATCACACTCGGCGACACGTACGTGAAGTGGTACCGCAGCCAAGAGTACTACGATAGCGGCGCGTGGCGTGGCACCTGGGAACTGGACGGCGGTGGAGCACTGATGAACCAAGCTGTCCACAGCGTCGACCTGCTGTTGTGGCTGATGGGCCCAGTCAAGCGAGTCAGCGCCATGATGGGAACCATGACCCACGAACGAATCGAAGTCGAAGACACCGTCGTCGCGAACATCGAATTCGAAAACGGTGCCTTCGGAGTCATCGAGGCCACCACGACGACTTTCCCCGGCGCGCTCAAGCGAGTGGAAATCGGCGGCAGCGAAGGCAGTGCCGTGCTCGAGGAAGAAGACCTGACCCAGTGGACCTTTGAAAAAGAAACCGATGAAGACGACGCCATCCGGCAACGGATGGCGGGTAAGACCGAAACTGGCGGCGGTGCGGCCGATCCAGCCGCGATCGGACATCATGGCCATACCGCCGTGTTCAACGACTTTTTGAACGCAATTGCCTCTGGCGACCAGCCGCAAATTGACGGCTCCGAAGGTCGACGAAGCATCGAACTAATCTGCGCGATCTACGAGAGTGCACGTAGCGGCAAGACTGTGTCGCTGTAG
- a CDS encoding ABC transporter permease produces MSATASYTPPNDSAHQPIGWLGRLRIWKMIFSVALSERLVYRGDFALGTLMRFLPIITQIFLWWAIFDSIDAAGISERSEQLVSENPSGEPTAQIGGFGFRDMVAYYLLTMIARAFSSMPGLASGIAQQIREGEIKRYMIQPIDLIGFLLLNRIAHKIAYYAVAFAPFGLVFYLCRDYFVSGFPPPHLFFAFLASLAMGFAIGFFLEAAIGMIGFWFLEVSSLLFLYMLFSFFLSGHMFPLSLLPDNIEWFVNLLPLKYLAYFPAAVFLGKIPEDELAGEMAMEAAWLVFFIVVCRVAYARGVSRYSGYGG; encoded by the coding sequence ATGAGCGCAACCGCCTCCTACACGCCACCCAACGACTCAGCTCACCAACCAATCGGTTGGCTGGGAAGGTTGCGAATTTGGAAAATGATCTTCAGCGTTGCGTTGTCCGAGCGCCTGGTTTATCGCGGCGACTTCGCGTTGGGCACGTTGATGCGTTTCTTGCCGATCATCACGCAAATTTTCTTGTGGTGGGCGATCTTCGATTCCATCGATGCGGCGGGGATCAGTGAACGATCGGAACAGCTGGTTTCGGAAAACCCGTCGGGTGAACCGACCGCACAGATCGGCGGATTCGGTTTCCGTGACATGGTCGCATACTACTTGCTGACGATGATCGCACGAGCGTTTTCAAGTATGCCTGGCTTGGCGTCGGGGATCGCCCAGCAGATTCGCGAAGGGGAGATCAAACGCTACATGATTCAGCCGATCGATTTGATTGGCTTCCTTTTGCTCAATCGCATCGCTCACAAAATCGCCTATTACGCGGTTGCCTTTGCACCTTTCGGCTTAGTTTTTTATCTCTGCCGCGACTACTTCGTTAGCGGGTTCCCGCCGCCGCATTTGTTCTTTGCCTTCCTCGCGTCCTTGGCGATGGGATTCGCGATTGGTTTCTTCTTGGAAGCAGCCATCGGCATGATCGGTTTTTGGTTTCTTGAAGTCTCCTCGCTGCTGTTCCTGTATATGCTGTTCAGCTTCTTTCTGTCCGGTCACATGTTCCCGCTGTCCTTGTTGCCTGACAACATCGAATGGTTCGTGAATTTGTTGCCGCTGAAGTATCTGGCCTACTTTCCTGCTGCTGTGTTCCTGGGAAAAATCCCCGAGGATGAACTGGCTGGCGAAATGGCGATGGAAGCTGCATGGCTTGTTTTCTTTATCGTTGTTTGCCGGGTTGCCTACGCTCGCGGTGTTTCTCGATACAGCGGCTACGGAGGCTGA
- a CDS encoding PaaI family thioesterase, whose translation MSQRFSDAPISRLVGFQVRPLDESAEAEGKLGQAIVDIQCGPQHHNPMGRVHGGLVSALADAAMGIAFGRTLLDSEDFSTIEMKVSFIRPVREGRLSASATVVQRGLRIGFIECNITDQRGKLVATGSSTCTVLSS comes from the coding sequence GTGAGTCAACGATTTTCCGACGCCCCCATCTCTCGCTTGGTTGGCTTCCAGGTTCGTCCACTCGATGAATCAGCAGAGGCCGAAGGGAAGTTGGGACAAGCGATCGTTGATATCCAGTGCGGCCCCCAACATCACAACCCCATGGGTCGGGTGCACGGTGGACTCGTTTCGGCGTTGGCCGATGCAGCCATGGGCATCGCGTTCGGTCGCACGTTGCTGGATAGCGAGGATTTCTCGACCATCGAAATGAAGGTCAGTTTCATTCGACCGGTACGTGAAGGACGCCTGTCAGCGAGCGCAACGGTGGTCCAGCGAGGTTTGAGGATCGGATTTATTGAGTGCAATATCACCGACCAACGCGGCAAACTGGTTGCCACGGGATCATCGACTTGCACCGTGCTCTCTAGCTAA
- a CDS encoding sensor histidine kinase — protein MVQLNPSEELGNLLELERQQVAAELHDGLLPYLYAAAAKLSALRKSNPDLDTRLRDVAQWVDQSRETARQLMSGITIPPGVAADPIQAAHEFLVDVLVSSNLAVFQATTPRPNAPVPNDLVPDDPASNNQEESSETSDLNSNLPLIEWQCGGDRSPLHGRLAESEAIAVYRILIELVRNAVRHAAASHIVVSCQCRTDLTGNSGHEFSIEVKDDGKGFDVDIFNTAASGGLKWMQGRATLAGLELSIQDSGGDARHPNCGTLAVLRGPLATAPAETTGSE, from the coding sequence ATGGTTCAGCTGAACCCGTCCGAAGAACTCGGGAATCTGCTGGAACTGGAACGCCAGCAGGTCGCGGCGGAACTTCACGACGGTCTGCTTCCCTATCTTTATGCCGCCGCTGCTAAGCTGTCGGCGCTGCGGAAATCGAACCCAGACCTCGACACACGCTTGCGTGATGTGGCTCAGTGGGTGGACCAATCCCGCGAGACCGCTCGCCAATTGATGAGTGGGATCACGATTCCGCCAGGCGTGGCCGCTGACCCGATACAGGCTGCTCACGAGTTTCTTGTCGATGTTCTGGTCTCCAGCAACCTGGCGGTCTTCCAGGCAACCACCCCCAGGCCAAATGCCCCAGTGCCAAATGACTTGGTGCCAGATGATCCAGCGTCAAACAACCAGGAAGAATCCAGCGAGACTTCTGACCTGAATTCGAACTTGCCGCTAATAGAGTGGCAGTGTGGTGGCGACCGATCTCCTTTGCATGGACGACTCGCCGAATCGGAAGCCATCGCGGTTTACCGAATCCTGATTGAATTGGTCCGCAATGCTGTCCGGCACGCAGCGGCCAGCCACATCGTCGTATCCTGTCAGTGCCGAACGGATTTGACCGGGAACTCGGGCCACGAGTTCTCAATCGAGGTCAAAGATGACGGAAAGGGTTTCGACGTGGACATCTTCAACACGGCGGCCAGTGGCGGACTGAAATGGATGCAAGGACGGGCGACATTGGCGGGCTTGGAACTGTCCATCCAAGATTCCGGTGGCGACGCGCGGCACCCCAACTGTGGTACCCTAGCGGTGCTGCGTGGACCATTGGCAACCGCCCCGGCGGAGACGACCGGTAGCGAGTAA
- the mfd gene encoding transcription-repair coupling factor encodes MESKIPLKRKTQSKRGRLPKIRSLHDVPAILDVTAGIGKAVAKQKRDTPLAFAGVWGGIRGLLASTLTRHTPHVLVLLPQAVDADIVAGDVRSFGISDVVALPLSAGDGTGSSIRDADYAARLQVLQSLRGRDLASPDPLVVTAYIGAAIQKVPSVDRLTRATRTLSVGDEVDPESIRKWLAEAGFANTTAVQVPGEFASRGGLLDIHSPDQTTPIRIEWFGDEIESIRRFDPATQRSNDSITSVEIAAIGADGPPPPMLSDQHFDPDADVPEPEVVDPNQVYQEDTEGAETTIVDYLPKDTVVLLVDPAECQATSDALLKRVARTERFVTMSELLSGLQSHRVVTGSLLASGDGSDVVDLQTAGADSFAASLDETKTRVDSVAAGHEVIVVGDTPADGQRLTELLAETEAARSGRLHMTVADLSGGFRLSQAEVLVLTGAELFHRSPVRRTSTRVRGKPIDSFLQLTPGDLVIHLSHGIGLYRGLHSIEKNGQHQEHLTIEFDGGTKIHVPATRIQLIQRYVGGTKTRPRLAKIGGISWTNQRKAAESAVVDMADELLELQAKRATKRGITFDPDNEWQRQFDASFPYLETPDQVTAIDALKEDMESHRPMDRLICGDVGFGKTEVAMRAAFKAVTSGYQVAVLVPTTVLAEQHYHSFCNRMAEFPVEIRKLSRFCTAAEQRETVKEIRRGKVDIVVGTHRVASKDVDFNNLGLVIIDEEQRFGVAVKERLKTKHTNVDVLTLSATPIPRTLHMALVGARDISNLETPPAERMAVETKVTRWDPKMVRSAIVRELNRGGQMYFVHNRIGDMDDLAAKIKDVVPEIRIGIGHGQMGEGELEQVMVDFIDHKFDMLLATTIIESGLDIPNANTMFIDDGNRYGLADLHQLRGRVGRYKHQAYCYLLVSPTKHLTPEASKRLRAIEEYSQMGAGFAISMRDLEIRGAGNLLGSQQSGHIAAVGYEMYCQLLEEAVRQAQKLPPKLSADVDIDLPIEAYLPDDYVPDLRHKIDLYRRMTRIDRADQIVAFQEELIDRFGPIPAAAKRMIELCEMRLDAAAWGIAAITSNDRFIILEYANRRRMEQLAKDSTVPVRLVDNRKAYIPIKDFDMSNPTGQAWLQLARAALWIG; translated from the coding sequence CTGGAAAGCAAAATCCCTCTGAAACGCAAAACCCAGTCGAAACGCGGTCGTTTGCCCAAGATCCGCAGCCTGCATGACGTGCCAGCCATCCTGGATGTCACGGCCGGGATCGGGAAAGCCGTCGCAAAGCAAAAGCGGGACACCCCGCTGGCGTTTGCCGGCGTGTGGGGCGGGATTCGTGGTCTGTTAGCGTCTACCCTGACTCGGCATACCCCGCATGTGTTGGTTTTGCTGCCTCAGGCGGTCGATGCGGACATCGTCGCGGGGGACGTGCGTTCGTTTGGAATCTCGGACGTGGTGGCGTTACCGTTGTCCGCTGGCGATGGAACCGGCTCGTCGATCCGGGATGCGGACTACGCTGCTCGTTTGCAGGTTTTGCAATCGTTGCGAGGGCGGGACCTGGCGAGCCCGGATCCACTTGTGGTGACGGCCTACATCGGCGCGGCCATCCAAAAGGTCCCCTCCGTGGATCGCTTGACCCGTGCGACTCGGACTTTGTCAGTGGGTGACGAGGTCGACCCCGAATCGATTCGGAAATGGCTTGCTGAGGCTGGGTTCGCCAATACGACAGCGGTTCAGGTGCCGGGCGAGTTCGCCAGCCGAGGCGGATTGTTAGACATTCATTCTCCTGACCAGACGACACCGATTCGGATTGAGTGGTTTGGCGACGAGATTGAATCCATTCGTCGGTTCGACCCCGCGACTCAGCGCAGCAACGATTCGATCACCAGTGTCGAAATCGCCGCAATCGGAGCCGATGGTCCACCGCCGCCCATGTTGTCGGACCAGCACTTTGATCCGGACGCGGACGTTCCAGAGCCGGAGGTCGTGGATCCCAATCAGGTTTACCAAGAAGACACGGAAGGCGCCGAGACCACGATCGTGGACTACTTGCCCAAGGACACGGTGGTCTTGTTGGTTGATCCGGCGGAATGTCAGGCCACCAGCGACGCGTTGTTGAAACGCGTGGCCCGGACGGAACGTTTTGTGACCATGTCTGAATTGCTATCGGGGCTGCAAAGCCATCGCGTGGTGACGGGCAGCTTGCTGGCCAGCGGCGACGGTTCGGATGTGGTTGATTTGCAAACCGCTGGGGCGGATAGCTTCGCGGCGTCGCTTGACGAAACCAAAACGCGAGTCGACAGCGTCGCGGCGGGCCACGAAGTGATTGTGGTCGGGGACACGCCCGCCGACGGACAACGGCTAACGGAATTGTTGGCCGAAACGGAGGCCGCCCGATCCGGCCGTCTGCACATGACCGTCGCCGACCTGAGTGGTGGTTTTCGCTTGTCCCAGGCCGAGGTGTTGGTGCTGACGGGGGCGGAATTGTTTCACCGCAGTCCCGTCCGGCGGACCTCCACGCGCGTTCGTGGCAAGCCGATCGATAGCTTTTTGCAGCTGACGCCGGGCGACTTGGTTATCCACCTTTCCCACGGGATCGGCTTATATCGAGGTTTGCACTCGATTGAAAAGAACGGCCAACATCAAGAACACCTTACGATCGAGTTTGACGGTGGGACCAAAATTCATGTCCCGGCAACGCGGATCCAATTGATCCAGCGTTACGTCGGTGGCACCAAGACTCGACCTCGGCTCGCCAAAATTGGCGGTATCTCGTGGACCAATCAGCGGAAGGCGGCTGAGTCGGCGGTGGTCGACATGGCAGACGAACTACTGGAATTACAAGCCAAAAGAGCCACCAAACGTGGCATCACCTTTGATCCCGATAATGAATGGCAGCGGCAGTTTGATGCGAGCTTCCCGTATCTGGAAACGCCCGATCAGGTGACCGCGATCGATGCGTTGAAAGAGGACATGGAGTCGCACCGTCCGATGGACCGGTTGATTTGCGGCGATGTTGGTTTTGGGAAAACGGAGGTCGCAATGCGTGCGGCTTTCAAAGCGGTCACCTCGGGCTATCAGGTTGCCGTGCTGGTGCCGACGACGGTGTTGGCCGAGCAGCACTACCATTCGTTTTGCAACCGGATGGCCGAGTTCCCGGTCGAAATTCGCAAACTGTCGCGGTTTTGTACGGCGGCGGAGCAACGCGAGACGGTCAAGGAAATTCGCCGCGGTAAGGTGGACATCGTGGTGGGAACCCACCGCGTCGCCAGCAAAGATGTTGACTTTAACAACTTGGGTTTGGTCATCATTGATGAAGAGCAACGCTTTGGCGTGGCCGTCAAGGAACGGTTGAAGACGAAGCACACCAACGTGGATGTGTTGACGTTGTCAGCCACGCCGATTCCGCGAACGCTGCACATGGCGTTGGTGGGAGCGCGTGATATTAGTAATCTCGAAACGCCGCCGGCTGAACGGATGGCGGTGGAGACGAAGGTCACTCGCTGGGATCCCAAAATGGTGCGTTCGGCAATCGTGCGTGAACTGAACCGGGGCGGCCAGATGTACTTCGTGCACAACCGCATCGGGGACATGGATGACTTGGCCGCCAAAATCAAGGATGTCGTTCCCGAGATTCGGATCGGGATCGGGCATGGCCAGATGGGCGAAGGCGAACTGGAGCAGGTGATGGTCGACTTCATCGACCACAAGTTCGACATGTTGCTGGCCACGACGATCATTGAAAGCGGTCTGGATATCCCCAATGCCAACACGATGTTCATCGATGATGGCAACCGATATGGGCTGGCAGACTTGCACCAACTGCGTGGGCGTGTGGGGCGATACAAGCATCAAGCCTATTGTTACTTGTTGGTGTCGCCGACCAAGCACTTGACGCCCGAAGCCAGCAAACGCTTGCGGGCGATCGAAGAGTACTCGCAAATGGGCGCTGGCTTTGCCATTTCGATGCGAGACCTGGAAATTCGTGGTGCTGGGAATCTATTGGGGAGTCAACAGAGCGGTCACATCGCTGCGGTTGGTTACGAGATGTATTGCCAGTTGCTTGAGGAGGCGGTGCGTCAAGCACAGAAACTGCCGCCGAAGTTGTCAGCGGATGTGGATATCGATCTACCGATTGAAGCCTATTTGCCGGACGACTATGTGCCTGACCTGCGTCACAAAATTGATCTGTATCGTCGTATGACACGGATTGACCGAGCCGATCAAATTGTGGCGTTCCAAGAAGAGTTGATTGACCGCTTCGGCCCGATCCCGGCCGCTGCGAAACGCATGATCGAATTATGCGAGATGCGTTTGGATGCCGCTGCGTGGGGCATTGCCGCGATCACGTCCAACGACCGCTTCATTATCTTGGAGTACGCGAATCGTCGGCGGATGGAACAGCTTGCGAAAGATTCGACTGTTCCAGTGCGGCTGGTTGATAACCGGAAGGCTTACATTCCTATCAAAGACTTTGATATGTCCAATCCGACTGGCCAGGCTTGGTTGCAGTTGGCTCGGGCTGCGCTTTGGATTGGTTGA
- a CDS encoding STAS domain-containing protein: protein MSSITNQMQGDVLILGFTDVKILDSQRIELIGRELKEAVPDATNSRLLLNFRGVSFMSSAMITKLVMLNKHCKAQGVALKFCEVSPNVMEVFKITKLNKLFDIQDTEEKAIASFDKKGWFS, encoded by the coding sequence ATGTCCTCGATTACTAACCAAATGCAGGGCGATGTCCTGATTTTGGGTTTTACAGATGTAAAAATTCTGGACAGCCAGCGGATCGAGCTGATCGGACGAGAACTGAAAGAAGCCGTTCCTGATGCGACCAACAGTCGTTTGTTGTTGAATTTCCGTGGTGTGTCGTTCATGTCGTCGGCCATGATCACAAAGCTGGTCATGCTGAATAAACACTGCAAAGCCCAGGGCGTGGCACTGAAATTCTGTGAAGTATCCCCCAACGTCATGGAAGTTTTCAAAATCACGAAATTGAACAAATTGTTCGACATCCAAGACACCGAAGAAAAGGCGATCGCCAGCTTCGACAAGAAGGGATGGTTCAGCTGA
- a CDS encoding RNA polymerase sigma factor codes for MSLSDVDRQLLQRCLDREPRAWQNFVDRFVGLVVHVVHRTTSGRGLSIDEATRDDFVAEVFLVLIRHDFAVLRRFRRQCSLATYLTVIARRVVVRKIQEMTQEPAASANGADFDSFAEGNGQASSPNHEIQRIENAEVVENLMTRLDDREANVVRMFHLEGKSYQEISQAVGLNENTIGPLLNRARQKMGS; via the coding sequence GTGAGTCTATCCGACGTCGATCGCCAACTGCTTCAACGATGCTTGGACCGTGAACCACGGGCTTGGCAGAATTTCGTTGATCGCTTTGTAGGCTTGGTCGTTCACGTGGTGCACCGCACGACGTCTGGACGCGGTCTTTCCATTGACGAGGCCACACGAGACGACTTCGTCGCTGAAGTTTTCCTGGTGCTGATTCGCCACGACTTTGCAGTCTTGCGTCGGTTTCGTCGCCAATGTTCATTAGCGACCTATCTAACCGTTATCGCTCGACGCGTTGTCGTTCGTAAGATTCAAGAAATGACCCAAGAGCCGGCGGCTTCAGCCAACGGCGCCGACTTCGACTCCTTCGCCGAGGGGAACGGTCAAGCATCGTCGCCCAATCATGAAATTCAGCGGATCGAGAACGCCGAGGTCGTCGAGAATTTGATGACCCGCTTGGATGACCGCGAAGCCAACGTGGTCCGGATGTTCCACTTGGAAGGCAAGTCTTATCAAGAAATCAGCCAAGCGGTTGGACTGAACGAAAACACGATCGGCCCATTGCTGAACCGAGCCCGACAAAAGATGGGCTCCTAG
- a CDS encoding AAA family ATPase, with amino-acid sequence MSVEIGDAWTKLNEVSAKLRTVIRGKDDVIDLVLTSLLAEGSILLEDVPGVGKTTMAKSVSRLIDLEYQRIQCTPDLLPGDILGGSIYRPSISEFEFRPGPVFCNLLVADEINRASPRTQSALLEAMAESQVTIEGERHHLKRPFMVIATQNPAGFEGTFPLPESQLDRFLFRLKMDYPDPQSEVDLLIEQSDHDPVSRLEPVMHVNDLERLQTWVRSVTVSRKVATYVVALATATRNDGRLRVGCSPRGCKMLLRAAQAHAGLRGRDFVLPDDVQLLAPNVLGHRVSSRNASNSLDETKAIIDSVVGLTEIPV; translated from the coding sequence GTGTCCGTTGAAATTGGCGATGCGTGGACGAAACTTAATGAAGTTTCAGCTAAGTTACGAACCGTCATCCGAGGCAAGGACGACGTGATCGATCTGGTTTTGACATCCCTGTTGGCAGAGGGCTCCATCCTGTTGGAGGACGTACCCGGCGTCGGTAAAACGACCATGGCGAAGTCCGTTTCGCGGCTAATCGACCTGGAATACCAACGGATCCAGTGCACACCCGATTTATTGCCAGGCGACATTCTCGGCGGCTCGATCTATCGACCCTCCATCAGTGAATTCGAGTTTCGGCCCGGCCCCGTTTTCTGCAATCTGTTGGTGGCCGACGAGATCAATCGAGCCTCACCGCGAACCCAAAGTGCGTTACTAGAAGCGATGGCCGAATCGCAAGTAACAATCGAAGGCGAGCGACATCACCTCAAGCGTCCCTTCATGGTGATCGCGACCCAAAACCCAGCTGGCTTCGAAGGCACGTTTCCTTTGCCTGAGTCGCAGTTGGACCGTTTCCTGTTCCGACTGAAAATGGATTATCCAGACCCACAAAGTGAGGTCGACCTGCTGATCGAGCAATCCGATCACGATCCTGTATCACGGCTTGAACCCGTAATGCATGTCAATGACCTCGAACGACTTCAGACGTGGGTGCGATCAGTCACCGTCAGCCGCAAAGTGGCAACTTATGTGGTCGCGTTGGCAACGGCCACGCGAAACGACGGGCGTTTGCGAGTCGGCTGCAGTCCTCGTGGCTGCAAAATGTTGCTGCGAGCTGCTCAGGCCCACGCGGGACTGCGAGGACGTGATTTCGTACTTCCCGATGACGTGCAGTTGTTGGCTCCCAATGTCCTCGGACACCGCGTCAGCTCGCGAAACGCCAGTAATTCACTGGATGAAACGAAAGCGATCATCGATTCAGTGGTAGGACTGACGGAAATCCCGGTTTAA
- a CDS encoding MaoC family dehydratase has product MNMIVNNENSTPIEALAETLSPKTTDETVVYYCEDLHVGQVWESPSRTITSEDVEQFSALTGDFDPLHKGELAKASPFGRPVAHGLLGLSVLAGLSTEHPRAATLALVGISDWQFENPIFFGEVVHVVTKVTAIQPHGRRAGRVTWLRTLVSDDGRTLQQGCFVTLVASQSRNRAAANLAGSKQYSKQPSSKQTSSTSAPNRPR; this is encoded by the coding sequence ATGAATATGATTGTCAACAACGAGAACTCGACTCCGATTGAGGCCCTAGCGGAAACGCTTTCGCCCAAAACGACGGATGAAACAGTCGTCTATTACTGTGAAGATCTCCACGTTGGTCAAGTTTGGGAAAGCCCCAGCCGAACGATCACGAGTGAAGATGTCGAACAGTTTTCTGCGTTAACCGGTGACTTCGACCCGCTGCACAAGGGAGAATTGGCAAAGGCTTCCCCATTCGGTCGCCCAGTCGCCCACGGACTACTCGGTCTTAGCGTTTTGGCCGGCCTGAGCACGGAACATCCTCGAGCGGCAACACTGGCACTGGTTGGGATCAGTGATTGGCAGTTCGAAAACCCCATCTTCTTTGGGGAAGTTGTCCACGTCGTCACGAAGGTCACCGCAATCCAGCCACACGGTCGCCGCGCCGGGCGTGTCACCTGGCTTCGCACCCTTGTCTCCGATGACGGTCGGACTCTTCAACAGGGATGCTTCGTGACACTCGTGGCCTCCCAAAGCCGCAACCGTGCTGCAGCAAATTTGGCTGGCAGTAAGCAGTACTCCAAGCAGCCCAGTTCCAAGCAGACCAGTTCGACTTCGGCACCCAACCGCCCGCGGTAA
- a CDS encoding ABC transporter permease translates to MFSELNRYRRVFQTFARNSLVRDMTFRTNFVIECISSLGWTAMNVGFYLIIFQYTSTIGADTGWDREKFFLFLATTWFINSVVQAFFMPNAEEFSELIRTGGLDFALLKPIDTQFLISFRRVSWSSLANFAAGLVIMVVALSRLAGREVDPYVPTLSASLLYVLFCACGVAIMYSLMICLSATSIWLGRNQTLYNFWFYITNFSRYPMEIYNRGWGTPLYGLFTFVIPVLVVVNVPARLIAKPIDPRSDSEWMLVGWAIVATILSVLVSRWVFRTALGSYRSASS, encoded by the coding sequence ATGTTTTCTGAACTGAATAGATACCGCCGGGTTTTTCAAACGTTCGCTCGCAATAGTCTTGTGCGAGACATGACCTTCCGCACAAACTTCGTCATCGAATGCATCAGCAGTCTTGGCTGGACAGCGATGAACGTGGGGTTCTACTTGATTATCTTCCAGTACACGTCGACGATCGGCGCGGACACTGGATGGGACCGTGAAAAGTTCTTTCTGTTTCTAGCCACGACTTGGTTCATCAACTCGGTCGTGCAGGCTTTCTTCATGCCTAACGCGGAAGAATTCAGTGAGCTGATTCGAACGGGTGGATTGGATTTCGCGTTGCTGAAACCGATCGATACCCAGTTCTTGATTTCGTTCCGTCGGGTTAGCTGGAGCTCTCTGGCGAACTTCGCTGCTGGTCTAGTGATCATGGTGGTTGCGCTGTCGCGTCTGGCTGGTCGTGAGGTGGATCCTTACGTGCCGACGTTATCGGCGTCGCTGTTGTACGTGCTCTTTTGTGCGTGCGGCGTCGCGATCATGTACAGCTTGATGATCTGTTTGTCAGCGACCAGCATTTGGCTGGGACGAAACCAAACGCTCTACAACTTTTGGTTTTACATCACCAACTTCAGTCGCTACCCGATGGAGATCTACAACCGCGGCTGGGGAACCCCGTTGTATGGACTTTTCACCTTCGTGATTCCTGTGCTCGTTGTCGTCAACGTCCCGGCCCGCTTGATCGCCAAACCGATTGACCCACGCAGTGACTCCGAGTGGATGTTGGTGGGCTGGGCGATCGTCGCCACGATACTAAGCGTCCTGGTCAGTCGCTGGGTTTTCCGTACGGCCCTGGGCAGCTACCGCAGCGCCAGTTCTTAG